In the Synergistaceae bacterium genome, one interval contains:
- a CDS encoding ABC transporter ATP-binding protein, whose protein sequence is MADPVLKVENINVYYGSIHAIKGISFEVYEGEIVTLIGANGAGKSTTLNTISGLLHPSTGSVSFLGDSLAKIAPHKIVERGLAQVPEGRRVFAQMTVQENLEMGAYTQANNYIHEDLENVYKLFPRLNERKNQIAGTLSGGEQQMLAMGRALMSRPKLLMLDEPSMGLAPILVEQIFDIIADLHKHGATILLVEQNAQMALSIASRGYVMETGKIVTTGTGKELLSSPEVRKAYLGG, encoded by the coding sequence ATGGCTGATCCAGTCTTAAAAGTTGAAAATATTAATGTCTATTATGGCAGCATTCACGCAATAAAAGGAATCTCATTTGAAGTCTATGAGGGTGAAATTGTTACGTTAATCGGCGCGAACGGTGCAGGAAAATCTACGACTCTAAATACTATATCGGGATTATTGCATCCCAGCACGGGCAGTGTCTCATTTTTAGGGGACTCGCTCGCGAAAATTGCACCTCATAAAATCGTAGAAAGGGGACTCGCTCAAGTTCCTGAGGGCCGGCGTGTGTTCGCTCAAATGACGGTGCAGGAAAATTTAGAGATGGGCGCATATACTCAAGCAAATAATTATATTCACGAGGATTTAGAGAATGTATATAAATTATTCCCGCGTTTAAATGAGCGCAAGAATCAAATTGCCGGGACTCTTTCAGGCGGTGAACAGCAAATGTTAGCAATGGGACGCGCTTTAATGAGTCGGCCTAAATTATTAATGCTTGATGAGCCTTCAATGGGATTAGCTCCGATTTTAGTAGAACAAATTTTTGATATTATTGCAGATTTACACAAACACGGAGCGACTATTTTATTAGTTGAACAGAACGCGCAAATGGCCTTGAGTATCGCGAGCCGCGGCTACGTAATGGAAACGGGCAAAATCGTAACTACTGGGACGGGTAAGGAGTTATTATCATCGCCCGAAGTGAGAAAGGCATATTTAGGCGGGTAA
- a CDS encoding acyltransferase: protein MKTSFYTPGELAEIGFKSYGKNILISRKASIYSPSKIEIGDNVRIDDFCILSGKIKLGSHIHISAYTALYAGDFGINIGDFSGLSPRCTIWAMSDNFSGNALLGPVIPENFRNVFGGEVILEKYVSLATGVTIIARNTEGGGGIRLKEGCAVGAMSLVNKSLSEWTIYLGIPCRAFKERSRKMAYLGEKFISSLE from the coding sequence GTGAAAACAAGTTTTTACACACCCGGCGAACTCGCAGAAATAGGATTTAAATCTTACGGCAAAAATATTTTAATCAGCAGAAAAGCAAGCATATACAGCCCTTCAAAAATTGAAATCGGCGATAATGTCAGAATAGATGATTTTTGCATACTCAGCGGGAAAATTAAACTCGGAAGTCATATTCATATAAGTGCATACACAGCTTTATATGCCGGCGACTTTGGAATCAATATCGGCGATTTCTCTGGATTATCTCCGCGCTGTACAATTTGGGCAATGAGTGATAATTTTTCGGGGAATGCATTATTAGGGCCGGTAATTCCTGAAAATTTTAGAAATGTATTCGGCGGAGAAGTCATACTTGAGAAATATGTGAGTCTCGCTACAGGAGTTACTATTATTGCGCGAAATACTGAGGGGGGGGGGGGCATAAGACTTAAAGAAGGCTGTGCAGTCGGTGCTATGTCTCTTGTTAATAAATCCCTCTCTGAATGGACGATATATCTCGGTATACCTTGCCGGGCATTTAAGGAACGCAGCAGGAAAATGGCATACTTAGGAGAAAAATTTATCTCTTCTCTTGAGTAA
- a CDS encoding ATP-grasp domain-containing protein: protein MGSINKKNVLIFPAGSSMDTYKALKDNIHFNVFGASGRSDHSEYIYSHGQIYISEHLYITDKNFIREFNALIEKWQIDFVIPTHDTIARFLMENEKSINARIICSPYETALIAENKKLIYESVKNCSYCPEIYNYNNIKYPAFLKPFIAAGGKGTALIKCEDDLKFFAANNKNFLLCEYLPGREYTVDCFTDSRRNLLFTGPRTRERITNGISYHSERVKLTDEIYNIAEDLNTRFIFRGSWFFQLKEDINHNLKLMEFSVRNSGTQTFWRHLGVNFPLLSLFDFMGYDVKILCSDLNITLDRGIETLFRIPYDYECAYIDYDDTLIINGQVNTDLMKYIYQCINEGIKLILLTAHEGDIYESMNSHRISPDLFDEIITIKPGTRKSNYIHGSKAIFIDNYFPERLDVSQKINIPVFDVDAFQCLIK, encoded by the coding sequence ATGGGCAGCATAAACAAAAAAAATGTCCTGATCTTCCCGGCGGGTTCATCGATGGATACTTACAAGGCACTCAAGGATAATATACACTTTAACGTATTCGGGGCGTCAGGGAGAAGCGATCACTCAGAATATATTTATTCACACGGGCAAATTTATATCTCAGAGCATTTATATATCACGGACAAAAATTTTATTCGAGAATTTAATGCACTGATTGAGAAATGGCAAATTGATTTTGTAATTCCTACACATGATACTATTGCAAGATTCTTAATGGAAAACGAGAAATCTATTAACGCGCGTATAATCTGCTCGCCCTATGAGACTGCCCTAATTGCCGAGAATAAGAAGCTGATTTATGAGAGCGTAAAAAATTGTTCGTATTGTCCTGAAATATATAATTATAATAATATAAAATATCCTGCATTCTTGAAACCGTTTATAGCAGCCGGCGGAAAAGGTACAGCACTAATAAAATGTGAAGATGACCTAAAATTTTTTGCGGCAAATAATAAAAATTTTCTACTGTGTGAATATCTGCCGGGAAGAGAATATACTGTTGACTGTTTCACGGATTCACGGCGTAATTTGCTATTCACCGGCCCGCGAACACGAGAAAGAATCACGAACGGAATATCATATCATTCTGAGCGGGTTAAACTCACTGACGAGATTTATAATATTGCTGAAGATTTAAACACGAGATTTATATTTCGCGGCTCATGGTTTTTCCAGCTTAAGGAAGATATAAATCATAATTTGAAGCTGATGGAGTTTTCTGTCAGGAATTCAGGAACACAAACATTTTGGCGGCATTTGGGCGTAAATTTTCCGTTATTGTCTCTATTCGATTTCATGGGCTATGATGTCAAAATTTTATGCAGTGATTTAAATATAACTTTAGACAGGGGAATAGAAACACTCTTCAGAATCCCATATGATTACGAGTGCGCATATATTGATTATGATGATACTTTGATTATCAACGGCCAAGTCAACACGGATTTAATGAAATATATTTATCAGTGCATTAACGAGGGAATAAAATTAATACTTCTTACTGCTCATGAAGGGGATATTTACGAGTCAATGAATTCTCACAGAATATCGCCTGATTTGTTCGACGAGATTATAACTATCAAGCCCGGCACAAGAAAGTCAAATTATATTCATGGCAGCAAAGCAATCTTCATAGATAATTATTTTCCTGAACGCTTAGATGTATCGCAAAAAATAAATATTCCCGTCTTTGATGTCGACGCGTTTCAGTGCCTGATAAAATAA
- a CDS encoding GNAT family N-acetyltransferase, giving the protein MYRLRELERRDLAEINKWRNDPELINLLGAPFRYINYDVDVQWFENYMKSRSNAVRCAIVKDDDNIIGLVSLVPVDVLNQSAEFHIMIGSKENQNKGCGTFAINEILKHAFMNMNLHRVELGVLENNTRARHLYEKAGFIQEGIMRGALFKNGKFVNKVMYSILREEYCIKYLQGGG; this is encoded by the coding sequence TTGTACAGACTGAGAGAGCTTGAAAGAAGAGACCTCGCCGAAATAAACAAGTGGCGCAATGACCCGGAATTAATAAATCTTTTAGGTGCTCCATTTCGTTATATAAATTATGATGTCGATGTTCAATGGTTCGAAAATTACATGAAGAGCCGGAGTAATGCCGTCAGATGTGCAATAGTCAAAGATGATGATAATATAATCGGACTTGTGAGTCTCGTTCCCGTTGACGTGTTAAATCAATCGGCGGAATTTCATATTATGATAGGCAGTAAGGAGAATCAAAACAAGGGCTGCGGGACGTTCGCAATAAATGAAATTTTGAAGCACGCATTTATGAATATGAATTTACACCGTGTTGAGCTTGGAGTCCTTGAGAATAACACGAGAGCAAGACATTTATACGAGAAGGCCGGATTTATTCAGGAGGGCATAATGAGAGGCGCATTATTTAAAAATGGGAAGTTTGTTAATAAAGTTATGTACTCGATATTAAGAGAAGAATACTGCATAAAATACCTACAGGGGGGGGGGTAA